The following DNA comes from Epinephelus lanceolatus isolate andai-2023 chromosome 1, ASM4190304v1, whole genome shotgun sequence.
AATCATGCTACCTGCACACAAACATATGCATCTATGTAAAAGATGTAAACAAAATAACACCCAACTTGCAAAAAAACAATGGTCAAAAAGACCACAGGTTtaaatttacataaaaataGTTTGACTGAAAAGCTTGAGTAATCAGGAACACCTGCTCCAAGTAAAGCTTCAGgtctatttttttaattgttttacaaAAGTGTTTGTCTGACCTCCCAGATGACAGAGCAACATCCTTCAGCGCCATCAGCAGACTCTCTCCCTCCACATAGGCAAAGGACAGGTTGACGCAGCCTGAAAAGCCCACAAACAGTCAGATAAGTCCACCTGCTTCACCTCCTGCAGTACGAAGCTTTTGTTACTAAAACAAAAACCTCCAACAGAAACCTCAAACATGAAGTTTAAGGACTTTCAAGTTCACGTTGGTTAAAATTCAAGCAGGTGACagtggtgtgtttttgtgtaaagGTCTCACCAGGGTAGCGTTGTTCTGCATCTCCGTTCATGATGACATCAGGAAGTTCGGACATGATCTTCTTGACCAGACGATTAGCCAGCATGGATATTCTCTCATGAtcatactgcacacacacacacacacacacacagaaacattaagTCTCAGGAGACTGGATGCATTTATTGATTTCGTGGGATGTTTGGGTGCGTTGATTTTACCTCCATCTCCTGCTGGGCGATGCCACAGGCGGCTCCCAGCCCAACAGCCAGTGGGGTGGGGACGGTGCCGGAGCGCAGCCCCCTCTCCTGTCCACCTCCGTTCTGCAGTGGCTCCAAGCGCACTCGGGGTCGGCGGCGCACATACAGAGCGCCCACacctatgcacacacacaaatacacacattggAAATGTAAATTCCAAGCAGGTCAACATAACCTGTGGAGTACCACAAGGATCAAACCTGGAGCCCTTTCTGTTCTATTAAATCATGCTGCTGTTAGACTGGATTTTTCCAAAACTACATTAATTACTATATCTATTTTGAAGATACtgaaatgttcatttctctttcACCTGGTGACTATGGTCCCATTGACTCACTCTTTCAACGCATTAATTAATTTATGACTGGATGTGCCATAATTATCTCTCGCATAATAAAGATAAAACCTAAACTAAGACTAAAATTCTCATTACTGTTTGATTtctgtcacacactttttaatggacTAAATAAACTGACACAGTACACTGCCTTAGTTCAAACACAGcagttttaacagctttttaatCAGGAAAAATGTTcagcgtgtgtatgtgtcacCTTGGTTGCCAAATGATTAGCAGAAATAGGTCATATATTATAGCTTTATGCagttgtaaagcactttgaacttCCACTTGTATGAAATGAGCTGCATAAATAAACTGCCTTGCATAATAACAGTTAAGGGTGTATCTACTGTATTGTTGCGGCTAACCTTTGGGTCCATAGATCTTGTGGCCGCTGATGGACATCAGATCAACCTTCCAGTCCGTGACATTTATCGGAATCTTTCCAACAGCCTGAGCAGCATCAGTGTGGAAGAAGACTCCTTTAGAGCGACAAATCTGACCTGTGGACAGGAATATCAATATATCAATAGTTTTGATCAGAACACTGAATCACATTAGAGACACCCATAAAGCAAAGATGAGGAAACTGGTGAAGGTTCTACGTGGTCACGGTGATCTGCTTTACCTTGAATCACTGAAACAAGGGTGAAAGGGTATGTGCATGTTTCAGAAATCTGATTTCTGCTTAACACCAGgaatgtatgtttgtgttgctATAGTTACCGATCTCCTTGATGGGCTGCTTGACTCCAATCTCATTGTTAACTGTCATCACTGACAGCAGAGATGTGTCAGGGTGGATGGAGGCCTCCAACAGCTGAACACAcgaacagacacatacacacattatttttaatACACACAGTGACTTCTGTGTGTTGCCATGTTGTATGTGTTCACTCAGTACTTCCTCTTGTGTGCTCTCTCTGTATGGTCATGCCTACCTCCAGGTCCAGCAGTCCGTTCTTCTGGACAGGCAGGTAGGTGATGTTGAATCCTTCGGACTCCAGAACTCGACACGAGTCCAGAACGCATTTATGCTCCGTCTGTGTGGTGATCACATGACGTTTCTTGGTCTGGTAGAACCTGGCCACGCcctgcaggagagagagaggcaacaTCACTACTGACAACACAAACTGGGTTCTAACTGggtggtgtttttcttttactgtaCTTTAATCTTGTGACTGTTCTCAATGTGTTCTTACAGCATTTTCATTCTGTTTCAATGTGTTCTCAAGGTATCGTCACACTAGCATTTAAAAAGACAATCTTTTGCCATGAAATCAATTAATTCTAATGAATTTTGATGGTTGATTTGATGGGCAAATTAAATTTAGGCAAATGTCTTGCTCAAAGTTCAACCTAGGCGAACAAAATTCAGGCCAATGACCAAAAACAAAGTGTTCTGACAGTCCTGACCTTTGAGGGAACAAAGAGTTCAAGGTGGAGGAAACTGCTGTGTTTAACTAGAAAACTATCCTCATTGTGTTTCAccattcagttttatttagcCTCGTATGATGGAGTATGAACTGTTCCATAAAAGAACAATGATCAGCAGACAGTTACGAGACATGAGTtgatgatgtaaatgtcttttgAATAAACTTTCTAGACTTCCTGTTGTCGACTAAACTAAGCAATCAAGCTAAGCTGACAAGTTTGGAAAGCTTTTAATATACATAACTTTTTAACTGAACTAAAGCATGtacaataatgaataaaatgccGGAGCTAGTCCACCTGGCTATCATGTTAGCAGTAAGTTCATCAACTAGTCCAGCAAGTAGTCACTAAGTCACCTAAAGAATAGGACATGCTGGTGAGGGGAGTGGGAGAGGTGGTGTGATGAAGACAAAGTAACAAAAAGGAggtgatggagaggaggagcagagtgaGACCTTAATGGCCATGTTGTTGGACTCGGTGGCTCCACTGGTGAAGATGATCTCTCTGGGATCTGCTCCAATCAGATCAGCCACCTGctgctcagagagagagaaagacaacacacagtcacatttaaTGAAATTATACACAGCATGTTGTACAAGTTTTACAATGTCAATATAAGGATCAAAATTTATGAGAGACAAGACAATTAATGGTTTATAGTTTACTTTAAGCTGAGTTTTACTTACCTTCCTGGCTGTCTCCATGGCGCTCTCACTCTCCCAGCCGTAGGCATGTGTTCTGGAGTGAGGGTTACCGTAGTAATTTACCTGGTAGGGCAACATGGCGTCCAGCACCCGGGGGTCCtacacacaaaaaatgtaaatacatgtaaatataacattaaaggggacctattctgcttttctgtattttatgtcttatacactgtgtaaaaatgttggatgttcatattaaatatagccaaagtttcaaataatgggGTAAACATAtataaaagtaatccctttGAGTAAACACCTCAGACCACTCTGAATACTCTGtgtccaacatttttttctactctggctacagtatgatgtcatagtgtgcaagatttctttatatggtcatctgctccagacaTGCCGCttcaagtgtttacattacgtagcctacactgctaagAGAAGCTACATTCTAACGTCAGGAGCAACATATACTTGGTTGCTAATGTTGTCAATTTCTCCCAAATTTCAAAGcatattcctgctgaaacatttCCAGTTGCGTTTATAAGCTTATACTGGTGATTTCTCCCAGTGAAAGTGCTACTATTCTTCATTACAGTCATTCTCCAGCTACAAGCACACTGCTAACgtacatgtagccacatgctaacgtcaggaaaACATGTCATTCtagttgctgatgttgttaatttctccctgaatATGGATCGtactcctgctggaacatgcctgtttgtttttggaagCTTTTATTAGTGATTTGAAATGTGTAGCTATTCTCTGTTAGTCGTGCTcctgaacctgaaaatgagcatccATTTTAAATAACTCTTGGTAACAGTTACCATGGGTGTGGTGGCCTGGAAGTCCATGTAGAGGGGGCGGGGCTCATCTCTGTCCAGGTCGTATTTCTTTATCATCTCTGcagcacaaaacaacaacagacacagtCAGATGGTTTAAGTCTGAGTTTAATCAGATCAGGACTAAAATCCCGAGTCACACAACAGGCAGGTCAGTGTTTGCTGAGTCATGCATCAACTGTGTTGGTAGAGTCGAAGTGGGAATGTCTAGGCATCTCATGAGTCGATTCAGAGGGCTACGATGCAATTATAAAACGATTACCGATGCAACTTAAAATAATGTATTTCTatacataatttattttactcactgTGTGACTACTTGCTACTTTCAAATCATATCgcatttgtaaataaaattgacagACAAATTTACAGCTTATCCTTTTAAGGGTTGCAGGAGGGGCTGAGGCTATCCCAGcagacattgggtgagaggttcATCCtcaacaggtcaccagactaccACAGGgcttataaaatatgatgcagtgcTTTATTGTTTAACTAACCAGTAGCATATAGCATATCTGAAAGGAAGGAGAGTTTGCATAATAAATACTTTATCTATAACACTGAGTATATGCAGCATGAAATCAGTGTATGGTGCAGTTGCCTCTCTGTTAAACTTAAAGCTAAACTGCCACATATCTGCTCAAAGATTGTGGGTCAAACTCTTGAGTCAAGTTTTCCAGCTGTGTGTACTAAAATAATGTTGTCTCTGTTAATATTACATCAGACCCCTTTCAGATTTTATTTGAATATCAGCTTTTGCCCTCACAGAGAGACTTTAGAGTCCCACAGTCTTGACTGAACAGGTTGAGGAATTCTTTTGCTCCTCAGTCTGTCAAACTACTAAATCAGAGTGCAGGTAAAGAGCCTCAATGTACCGGAATCAGACGCTGAATCTATTAGTAATAATTAATTTGTTGCATTGCATCCACTTTTTGTAATGTCTGGTGTGATCTGTGGCATTTGTAGCATGGTTATTAAATGTTTGTTGTATTTAtgtgttgctttgtttttagAATATGGTATTCCTACTTCGTCTAAAGGATATGTATAGTTACACCCCTGATCTATTTATATACATTGAGCAATTAAgaatttagaaaaacaaacacataaaagaagaaaactgaaaaaaaaagtgaaatgaaaatttCAAACAAATTAAGGTAATGAAAAAGTAATATAGACAAAGATGTAATCACATTATGTTTGACACGTCTGTCTGATGAACTATTTAAGTTGTTGAAATATTGAAATTGAATAAAATGATCCATTTTCCCTTAATTAACCCTTTCCCGTGGACTTAACTGTTTTTAAGTAATTTCatagttttaaatgtgttcttaTAATCTTACACAGCTCACACCAGTCATTACTTAAGATTTCATAACTCAGGTTATTAGTGATGAGAAGTTTCCTGTCTCCAGACTTAACTGCGTCACTTGAGGATATTTGGTTCCTCTGTACACTGAATACTGCTTATCGACAAAATTATAATAAATTTGACCTTCCTAGGTAATAAACTCTTTGGGGTTTCTGAACCAGAGCTCGATTGATACTTAATTTCTAGAGTTTATTAACTCTGATAACGACACATGAGCAGATGTTAATTTTTCATATATGCACAGAACAGAAACCACATACTGTTATGAATAAGAAGAATGTGGTTCTTAAAAGGTAGTGACCAAGAAatgcagagtatttttacataagCAACATTTTAAACTGAATACATAACTTAGCAGTGCTGTCTGCTGGACAAACTTTGTGACCCAGGAGTTTTCAAATGATCTCAAACATAATCTATCTTTCAGTCTATCCATCTGtgtttaatattaataatatatgtatatatgaaaGGAGTTGGGACCACATAATGTTACTTCTGCTGATAGATGAGTTACATTATTGATCATGTAGGTATTAAAATCAACCATCTCCTGCTGTTTTAAGTGATTTTATAGTTTTAAAGTCACATTTCGATCTAATCATACAGAGAGGTCACAGAGGTCATTACTCAACATTTCATCACTCAGGTCATCAGTGTTTGGAAGTTTCCTGTCTCCTCACTGAACTGCGTCACTTTGGGATTAGCATCATGCTAGCTGCTCTGCGGCTCTAAATACCCAGTTTAAAATGCTCCAAGCTGCTGTTACCTTTCTGCAGGGAGCTGGCGGCTCTCCCATCAGAGCCCTGCCACAGAGGAAGCCTCGAGACCGGCCTGAGCAGCCGGGAAGACACGGTCCTGCCCGGGGAAAGCATCTGGACGGCTGGCTGGTTTCAGCTGGAGACACGCTGACCTCCGCTAACAACAACACGCTGACCGCGACCACAGCACCAGTTTACACCGGCCTGAACCAGTTTAACCTGCTGGTTTCTGTGAAAGGAAACCAAGAAGACAGTTAACGAGTTGAGAGTAAATCCAAACGTGAGCCaagtttggttttggtttgacAAATGTTGCCGCCTGGCAGTTGTGTCCAGATTACAACCGGATCGCTGTGTAAAGCTCGGAAGCTAACAACGGACACTTCCGGTAATGGCTTTCAAAATAATATACTGTTTTTACACAATGAAcgtcaggttttttttctttcatttatttatattaaaatgatttatctatttgttttattttataaatattttcagGTTAATACCAGGGCTGtcggttttgtttcaacactggggTGATACATGAAATAGGGGCGTCCGCCATaacattttgagcatcaaacacttaatttcctgtatTCTAATAATTATTTATAGACTAATTTGTGGCTTTTCTGGATCAGTTTATggtgaaaatgtctttaaatttattgaaataaaagtcctctactACTTTTATcagttttcaattttcaatcaattttatttgtaaagcccaatatcacaaatcacaatttgcctcacagagctttacagcatacgacatccgtCCCCCTGTTTTACATGCCCTCAGAAATCTACACCTTTATACACAAAATTGACGTAAGTTTTGTACTCcaaataatttttcttttttacaaattattttactttatttgttttcctgAGTCACTCTGCAGCTTCATCCTGTGACTCTCTGCAGCTTGACGCAGCTCGGTGTCGCTGCTGGTTCATCGTTGCACAAGAAACGGAAGCGGGGTCGGGACTTTCTTTATACAAGCTGAGCTCCAATTGGTCGCTGTGCGTTGTTTTGGTCCTCTTTGAGGCCTTTCTCTGTCCTCTGATTGGTCATGGCTCTGAGTTTATGAAACGTGGGTTCAACCTCCCCTAAAGTAAAACCATGGACTCCACAATCTAAAGTCTACGTTTAAAGGAGCTCCATGTGATAATCAGAGCTTTATGGCAAACAGCTACTGTCTATGTATGAATATAATGGAGAAACAGCATCCTgtgcagagaatgaagtcatgctacctGTGTGATGTAATCAGGCCCCCAGGAGCTGTGCCAAGAtttaaagccaatttttgttgtggccaaacagtgtaattacaccGTCACATGATGCCCTTCGGCCCAAAAATACTTACATGgcgaaagagatgtctgtaaaacagtggaaaaagtttttttttttaacatctaaCCCCTCTAAatatgacttgtttcactatctggttttgatccatttggtttaataacatttagaaagtctagaagagctgcacagTTGAAACATTTTATCCTCATtgaagttagcagagtgctaaaccTGAAGTAGCTGGCTCGGTCAACAGAAGTCTCAAGTCGCTCTATGGGCCATACAGTGTGGAAGCAAAGCAGAGCATCCAGGTGATTATGCAGTAGCCTCATgtgcaactttcataggaatgactGGGCCCGCCTCTAACACTGTATCCACTTCTCTGAATACATCCATGGCTATAATCTTAGCTTCTCTGTTGTGGTAGACAGTTTGAGCGCACATGCATATTAGTGCATCTGAGTCCCATGTGTTAGCTATTACAATTAGTTTCCTCATTAAAGGgcaaattcatacatgttattcatATGGTCTAAGAGAGTCTTAAAATATAAGTTAACAAGAACTCTCTCCCAAGTTCAAaagctagagtgctaaaactcaaatttgtgatgtcatagggtgtaAAATCTGAAGCTGtgaatggtgaaagatgttctagatgacactgagagcacccaggggaatgttctgagtacacGGGTACATTTCACATCCGATTCATTTGTAAGTTCATCCATACTGGAAGATTTTTTAAAGACCCTACATATCTCATCTACAGGCCTGGAGACTGCTGCTGAGTTGGAAGAGGACATCTTGACCACGGAGATAGCATCAGCAATCAAGTCTATGCAAATCAAGTCTGCAAATCTCCAGGACCAGATGGTTACCCAATAgacttctttaaaaaaatcctcagaCCAACTCTCCCCTTCATTACTGTCAGTTTTCAAGGattcattttaatgaaaatccCCACCTCCAACCATGCACCCAAGAGTTAGTTCTTTAATCCTTAAAAATGACAAGAACCCTTTTGAGTGCAGCTCTTTCCCTCCAAACACAGATGACAAAATCCTTGCTTAAGTGGCACGCCCATCCATCACATCACCTGACAAATTTTATTAAGTGTGTGggttcattttctgtttcagaactgagaacactacaacagaataaggctcatttgggtatatatatatatatatatatatatatatatatatatatatatatatatatatatatatatatatataatcaatcaatcaatcaaacagaGTCCTGTGCATTgtttatggagcagctccacactATGACTATTGCTTAACCACTAaacctatgacatcacaagtttgagacgaACTTGTCCGGTTTCTGGTTTTGAGAGAGattagctcatgttcacaaacataGACTGAACTTTCCTAAACCATGGGAATAACATATTTGAACTTCTAATCTAGGTGATGTTCCCCTGTAATAATCCCCTGAACGGCCTGTCATGTACACTCCACACCAGCTGGTGGCAGTAATGCGCCAATTCGTAAAACGCTAGGTGAAAATTGTATCCACTATTTAGTATTAAAACAGTAATGAGCTGGGTCAAATGGAtcaattttctttgtttttatcagtCAAACATGATATATTAATAGGATATAATTTCTAAATCGCATTCCGAAACAGAAGTGACGGCAATGAACCGCCGTTGAAACCTAAAAAGAAGACGacgacgaagaagaagaagtcagTATCCGGGCTGTTAGTGGTAGCCATGCCACCTAACTAGGAagctataaaaacaaacatttattttcgaAGGTAGCGTGAGAAAGACGAGACCCAGACTACGGCGGTGGATGTCACTGTGAGGTGAGGCTGTCagtctgctgttgttttctttaaGCGACGTAAAGTGACGGTGTTAACTGAAGCTAACCGGAACAAGCTAACATGTCAGTGTTGTCGCTGTCAGTTGATCACTGCTGATCCCTGTGCTGGTATGTTACTAAGTTTTAAAGCACACAGCGTTAATGATCACGGAGATTAAATCGTGTCATGGCACTGTGTTTGGCGACGTTACACATGTGTGATTGTTTTAAATGCAGCAGCTGGACTGATGGTATTTATTATGGTATCAGAGGTGGAATGTAAACTAGCTACAGTAGCCTATATTTACTCAGATACTGAACTCAAGGACAGTATTTAGGTGCTTGTTTTTTACTTGAATATTACCATTTATGCCACTGTATTCTTCTACGCTACTCCGTTTGAGAAGGAAGTATTGGACTtcttactccactacatttatttgacaggtgTAGTTACTTTATACACAGTTCTTACATATTATAGCAGCATTGTAATACTAACATTTATTAACCTAATAGCATGTAAAGTATCTAAATGTGGCGTTGGAAAACTACAAAATGCAAACTTCAAATGCTTTCGGGTGTGTTTGTTCatgataaaaacagaattatATAATATTCTACATTAACATGAGCCATTCTGCATCATTAGCACTTTTGCTTTTGATACTTCTGtactgttatttatttgttaccTACTTATAATGTTGCAATTTTAGATTATAGTACTAGTACTTGTACtaaaagtaaaggatctgagtactgATAACACTGAAGTTATCTTATATAGTTGTAACTATACTATAGTTGTAACCTAAGAGACTTAGGCGCCCCACGTTGTCTCTACCTGTATACCATACTGTCTCCTCTACCACGTCCACGGTCGCACAAACAAAGGTCGACTGTGTTTAAATCCTCCTATATTATTTAATGTTTGTTGCCATGTTAGCTGTAGTTTTTTACACTAATGCACTACTTGTTTGTACCTGTTTTTGCAAGGTATGAGTCGTCTGAATGCTTCACTCCCACAGATAGTTGCATCATAGCTCCATTCTGTTTCTGTAGTTGcatcattcattcttttttgttttgcactgtGAGTCAGGGAAACTCAATTTCCTctatgtactgtactgtacagtatTGTACTGTATACCAATGGATAATAGGGGTGGAAATCAACAGAGGATCCACGatatattatcacgatacttgaGTCACAATACAATGTTATTGCAATTTTCAATATGTtccgatatgctgagtattgtgatattgtgatttattgccttttttcgactgtaaattatgtctccaaatgaaaactttgtcagcatctgttttatctcataagataaagttttctgtCTGGACATCTgacttcagccattttgttttgcagcagCACTAAAATGTATATCGTGGATTGAAAAAGCAATTTATTATATTATCTTAgaaggctacctaaagtttaatttgtatttataatattgataatttatgtaataaaaaattgatacttggcactgtgtgacgatacgatatagccacacaaaaatatcacaatactatgCTAAATCGATTTTTCCCCACTCCAAATGAACATTAATGAAGTCTCTCTTATACAGGGACGCACGATAATATCTGCACGTCATCGATGTTGGCAGATTTTGGCTTTAAAATCAACTAttagaatcggccaacatgctttttcttatcttacacaattaataaataaaagatacatTGAAAAgttttgtatttcatgtctccatctgctggtgggccatcaggATAAGAGTATatatgcataatatgatgttaattccactacagaagagacttgatgatcactaaaattaggtaggaaaaaaagtggatatatcgatatcagtatcagtatcagttgTTATGTATCGGCATGTCAGATAtaggcaaaaaatccaatatcgtgcatgcCTACTTTTATCTCAAACACTAAACTGATGATTGCAGGGTGTTTTAACAAACATTTAATGCTAATGATCTGGTAAAAACAATATCCACCAAATCCCTACAATGTATATTTGTTTTAGTtatatattttgcttttttccccaaGTACAGTTAAACTGTAGAGggaggtaggtaggtaggtttaTTTTGACAACAATGAAAAAACATACATGAGTAACTGCAGATCAGTTTCATATACATTAATTAAAAATCGTCAAGgattaaaatacacaataaagcCCAAAGGCTTATTTCCATTGTGGTCCTCGATGACAATAAAAGCTGGCAGTTGTGTCAATGACAGGCAAGAGTGGCatagataaaaacaaacaacccccttaaaactttttttattttattttttattttattggaaCCAGAAAGCACAGAATCTTCAATTTGTCAGCCATTTCCTAAGATTGAATTTAAAATTTCTTTCATTTGAGATTAATTTGAGAGAAACGGGAAGATCACACCACAGGCAAGCTGCAGTGTATGAAAAGGTATTTTTCCCGAACTTAGTTTTAAATTTCAAGGGTACAAAATTTGTTTGGCTGCCTCTGGTATTGTGAGAGTGTGTAGCTCTCACTGGATTAAAAAGGTCAGCAAGGTAGGGAGGTGCATTTTTAAAAGCTATTTTGTGGGCAATGCTCATTTTAATCTGCACTAcccttttttccacatttaagaAATTAATTGTTTTGAAATGGACTGAATCCAAATGAGTGCGGGGATGcagcttcaaaacaactctaaTTAACTTGTTTTGAGCagtctgcagtttgtttttaagagACTGTGCAGTGCCACTATACCAGAAGGTGGTAGCATAGTCAAAATGGCATAGTACTAATGCTCCAGCCAAGGTTTTTAAAGTTGCTGAATCCAGTATATTTGCATTTCTTGCCAGAAATTTTGTTCTGTTGGTAATCTTATTGTGTGCTTTCATGGCCATATCATCTCCTGACAAAATATTATCTATAACACATCCAaggtagggctgccactaatgattattttcattttcgactaatctgtcgattatttcttcgat
Coding sequences within:
- the nfs1 gene encoding cysteine desulfurase encodes the protein MLSPGRTVSSRLLRPVSRLPLWQGSDGRAASSLQKEMIKKYDLDRDEPRPLYMDFQATTPMDPRVLDAMLPYQVNYYGNPHSRTHAYGWESESAMETARKQVADLIGADPREIIFTSGATESNNMAIKGVARFYQTKKRHVITTQTEHKCVLDSCRVLESEGFNITYLPVQKNGLLDLELLEASIHPDTSLLSVMTVNNEIGVKQPIKEIGQICRSKGVFFHTDAAQAVGKIPINVTDWKVDLMSISGHKIYGPKGVGALYVRRRPRVRLEPLQNGGGQERGLRSGTVPTPLAVGLGAACGIAQQEMEYDHERISMLANRLVKKIMSELPDVIMNGDAEQRYPGCVNLSFAYVEGESLLMALKDVALSSGSACTSASLEPSYVLRAIGADEDLAHSSIRFGIGRFTTEDEVDYTAEKCIQQVSRLREMSPLWEMVQEGIDLKSIKWTQH